A region from the bacterium genome encodes:
- the chrA gene encoding chromate efflux transporter, with protein sequence MSRGARLRELAGLFLRLGALSFGGPAAHNALMRTEVVQRRGWLTDAEFLDLMGATNLIPGPNSTELAIHIGHRRAGRPGLLVAGACFILPAVLITLLFAWAYVRFGALPRVAALLDGVKPVIVAIVAHALWGMSRSTLKRPLPIILAVASLGAILTGVNELLVLAGAGLAALATRLPRLRRPPGVLLLGLGGFLAAASRLPAAAVAGAAEIVARPFALSSLFLFFLKVGSVLFGSGYVLIAFLRADLVDRWRWLTESQLLDAVAVGQVTPGPLFSTATFIGYLLGGVPGAMLATLGIFLPAFVFVALSGPLVPRLRRSPTAGLFLDGVVTASLALMAAVSWQIGCAAVRDAPTAVLAAVALLLLVRTRIGSLWLVLGGGAAGIVLWGLG encoded by the coding sequence ATGAGCCGCGGCGCGCGGCTGCGGGAACTGGCCGGCCTGTTCCTGCGCCTGGGCGCGCTCTCCTTCGGCGGTCCCGCGGCCCACAACGCGCTGATGCGCACCGAGGTCGTGCAGCGGCGCGGCTGGCTCACCGACGCGGAATTCCTGGACCTGATGGGCGCGACCAACCTGATCCCCGGCCCGAACTCCACCGAGCTCGCCATCCACATCGGCCACCGCCGCGCCGGCCGGCCCGGCCTGCTGGTCGCGGGCGCCTGCTTCATCCTGCCGGCCGTCCTGATCACGCTGCTCTTCGCCTGGGCCTACGTCCGCTTCGGCGCGCTGCCGCGGGTCGCGGCGCTGCTCGACGGCGTGAAGCCGGTGATCGTCGCCATCGTGGCGCACGCGCTGTGGGGGATGTCGCGCTCCACGCTGAAGCGGCCGCTGCCGATCATCCTGGCGGTTGCGTCCCTGGGCGCCATCCTGACGGGCGTGAACGAGCTGCTCGTGCTTGCGGGAGCCGGACTGGCGGCGCTCGCGACGCGCCTGCCACGGCTGCGGCGGCCGCCGGGCGTGCTGCTGCTGGGGTTGGGCGGCTTCCTGGCCGCCGCTTCCCGCCTGCCCGCCGCCGCGGTCGCCGGCGCCGCCGAGATCGTCGCGCGCCCGTTCGCCCTGTCGTCGCTCTTCCTGTTCTTCCTGAAGGTCGGCTCGGTGCTCTTCGGCAGCGGCTACGTGCTGATCGCCTTCCTGCGCGCCGACCTGGTGGACCGCTGGCGCTGGCTCACGGAATCCCAGCTGCTGGACGCCGTCGCGGTCGGCCAGGTGACCCCGGGTCCGCTGTTCTCCACCGCGACGTTCATCGGCTACCTGCTGGGCGGCGTGCCCGGAGCCATGCTGGCGACGCTGGGGATCTTCCTGCCGGCTTTCGTCTTCGTGGCCCTGAGCGGGCCGCTGGTGCCGCGGTTGCGGCGCTCCCCGACCGCCGGCCTCTTCCTGGACGGCGTGGTCACGGCCTCGCTGGCGCTGATGGCGGCGGTGTCCTGGCAGATCGGATGCGCGGCGGTGCGCGACGCGCCAACGGCGGTCCTGGCGGCGGTGGCGCTGCTGCTGCTGGTGCGCACGCGCATCGGTTCGCTGTGGCTGGTCCTGGGGGGAGGAGCTGCGGGAATCGTGCTATGGGGGCTCGGCTAG